TACTTTTGCTTATCGTGTTCTGATAATTATTTAACTTGTCATTATAAAGTGGAGAACACTTTATTTAACTTGTTCACTATAATGTGGAAAACGTTATGTTAGTAAAAGTGTATTGTTCTCCTCAGACGCCATGCTTAACATATTCTAATATCTGTTGTGGTTAATGATTTAGAATATATATTTGATGAGGTTTTTTCCGGTCTTGTGCTTTTGAAAGGATCGAACTTCCATCTTGTTTCGAGGAATTGGTTCCTAGTGATTGCGTAGCCATGATTGACCAGCTTGCTAAGGAGCCTGTGTTAAAGGCTAAAGATAAGTATCACAGGTATCGAATGAATCCCCTGATATGTAACTGCTGGGCCTTTAGTCATGTCAATACTGTTCGTCGTGATGCTCCCCCTGGTCGAAAGCCTGCTTTCATTGCAGCCAGGAGGACTGGTCGGCTCCGTGGGGAAGTTGAACGGCTCCGTAGGGAAGCTGCTGCCACAGCTTCTAAAACCGAAGGCTCCTAGAATATCTGTCTATTTCATTCATTGTTTCCAAGTTCGAATCTGTTCATTGCTGAAAGACTACTGCAAGTAAGACCTAAGTCTGATCTACTTATTCTATATTATAAATGGTTTCGTTTATTTAGCTTTTCTGGTTTTAGATGGTTTTTGACCCAAGTCTGATTTTCTTGTATCATGCATGAGGAGTGGTTGACATTTGGTTTTGGTTTCATCCAGGTTCGGGacttgt
This sequence is a window from Apium graveolens cultivar Ventura chromosome 9, ASM990537v1, whole genome shotgun sequence. Protein-coding genes within it:
- the LOC141685432 gene encoding large ribosomal subunit protein uL2x-like, which encodes MVKMSRAHNMGAGSKLKSQTHPCKTKKSLKSVATENIHSPAPGAPLARITFRHPFSKKHINKLAKASSRNRGTVISRHLHYDTSRIELPSCFEELVPSDCVAMIDQLAKEPVLKAKDKYHRYRMNPLICNCWAFSHVNTVRRDAPPGRKPAFIAARRTGRLRGEVERLRREAAATASKTEGS